TAATGTATGGTGTTCCTGAAACGGCTGATCTATCGATAGATCTGTTCGGGCAGCATTTTCCGACCCCGGTGGGACTGGCGGCCGGACTCGACAAGAACGCCCAGGCGGTTGAAGGCTTCTCTTCCATTGGCTTTGGGTTTATGGAGGTTGGGACGGTAACCCCTAAAGGACAGCCGGGTAATGAGAGCCCGCGGTTGTTCCGTCTTCCCTCGGACGAAGCGCTTATTAATCGCATGGGCTTCAATAATGAGGGTGCGGAGAGTATGGCTCAGCGGCTTAAAAAGATCACAAAACGTCCCATTCCGATTGCGGTGAATATAGGGCGAAATAAAGCTACAAGCAATGATGCGGCTCATGAGGATTATCGACAGTGTATCCGTACCCTATACCCGTACGGTGATTTTTTTGTGGTAAATATCAGTTCGCCTAACACACCTGATTTACGCAGTCTTCAGCATGGCAGTGAATTGTCATTTCTGTTAAGCCAGGTTAAAGAAGAGATGGACGTTCAGCGTCAGGCTAACGGCATTCGTAAGAGTCTGTTGGTCAAGATTGCACCGGACGTTACTGCTTCGGAGCTAGAGTACATGGTACATACGCTGACAGAAACCGGAATGGACGGGATCATTGCTACCAATACAACGATTAGCCGTGAAGGCTTGAAGCATTCAAGTGCCGGAGAGACCGGAGGCTTAAGCGGCAGGCCGCTGCGGGATCGTTCAACGGAGATCATCCGCTCGATTTACCGTCAGACCGAAGGGAAGCTGCCTATTATAGGCTCTGGGGGTATTTTTACAAGCCAACATGCTTATGAGAAAATCCGGGCAGGCGCAAGTCTGGTCGAAATTTATACAGCCCTCATTTACGAAGGACCGGAAGTTAATCGCAGAATTCATGCCGGACTGCGGCAATTGCTGCGGCGTGATGGATTCCGGAATATTTCGGAAGCAGTGGGTGCAGATCATCACTGAAGGTGATTAGGACAGGAGGACAGGAAGATGGACGTCAGGGACTGGGGAACTTTTCTACTTCCATATGAACAGGCTGTGGAAGAACTGAAGGTTAAATTCAAAACGATGCGTTCGGAACTGAAAAAGAGAGAGGAATATACCCCGATCGAATTCGTGACCGGACGAGTCAAACGGCTGTCTAGTATTTTGGAAAAAGCACAGCGGCTAGATGTTAAAATGGAAGATCTGGAGACAGGCATCGAGGATATTGCAGGAATCCGCATCATGTGCCAATTTGTGGAGGATATCCGCAGAGTGGCCGAATTTATCCGAAATCGCAAGGATCTTGAGGTTCTTTACGAGAAGGATTACATCACTAATTATAAAGAGAGCGGTTACCGCAGCTTCCATATGATTATAAAATATCCTGTACAAACGGCTCTGGGACAAAAGATTGTACTGGCTGAAATTCAAATTCGCACACTGGCGATGAATTTCTGGGCCACCATTGAGCACTCTTTGAATTATAAATACCGGGAGAGTCTGCCGGACGAAATGCGGATTCGCTTGAAGACAGCAGCGGAAGCCGCGTCGATATTGGATAGTGAGATGTCCAGTATACGGGAAGAGATTCTCGAGGCACAGAAGACTTTTGAGGAAAATTCCAATGCTACAACACAAGTGCTGAAAGCTATCCACCAATTGTATTTCTATCATCTAGTTAACGAAGCTATAGAATGCCAAGGGCGTTTTAACGAGATCTGGCAAGCGCAAGATATGGATGCTATGAAAGACTTGTTAGATCACGTAAGAAAACTGCTATCCGAGGCGAAGAAGGGCAGCCAGCCCTATGGCTTATGAGAATCTTTATATAGCTTATCTCATCTATTTTAATCGTGACCGCGATTATTTTGAATGTCATGAAGTGTTGGAGGAGTTGTGGCTTGCACGGGAGCGTGATCCGATTTATAAAGGATTGCTTCAGGTGGCAGTGGGTCTGTATCATTTTCGTAACGGGAATGTACGCGGTGGGACTATATTGTTAAGAAGTGCGACGAACAAGCTGAAGGATTATCCGGCATTGACATTAGGCATCAATCTCGCTAAGTTGGTGTCGGAGGCGATGGATTATGCCGGACGCTTGGAGATCTATGAGGAACTGCCATTCCCCTACTACGATCTAACCATCGAAATAGTAGATCATCAGCTTGCCTTGGAAGTAGAGGCGGCATCCCCCGGTATAAAGCCCAATATTCCTCAGCGCCGAGGTCCACAAAAGCCTCAGGCATCTTATCATAAATAAACAATATCCAGCAGCAAATATGGATCAGCTAGAGGGACACCCGCAGGGGTGTTCCTTGAGTCATTCATCACCTATTGTTTGGATTCAGGAGGACAGTATTCATGGCAGTGCAATTACCGCACTCTTTCATCGAAAGAATGAAGGAGCTGCTCGGTACAGAATATGAGCAATTTGCAAATTCGTATACCGAAATCCCTTATGGCGGTATCCGTGCTAATACACTGAAGATAACGGCGGAACAGCTGCAAGAAATTTCACCTTTTCAGTTGGAGCCGATTCCTTGGTGCCCTACAGGGTTTTATACCCCGGAGGGTGCCAGACCGGGCAAGCATCCCTACTATCATGCAGGGTTGTATTACATTCAGGAGCCTAGTGCAATGGCACCGGTAGAATTGCTCAGCGTTATTCCAGGTGACCGCGTATTGGATTTATGCGCTGCTCCCGGTGGGAAATCAACCCAGATTGCAGCCAAGCTGCAAGGTAAGGGGCTGCTGGTGAGCAACGATCTTCACCCTGAACGAACCAAAGCGCTGGCTAAAAACCTGGAACTGTACGGAACTCGCAACGGGATCGTCCTGAATGAGAGTCCCGAACGGATCGCTGCAGCTTTCCCTGCTTTTTTTGATAAAATTCTAATCGATGCTCCATGCTCTGGAGAAGGAATGTTCCGTAAAGATGAAGACATGGTTAAGCAGTGGGATTCAGAGACACCGGCCAAATATGCTGCAATGCAGCAAGAAATTCTGAGCTCTGCTGCCGCGGCGTTGGCTCCCGGTGGAACGCTGGTCTATTCAACCTGTACTTTTGCAATGGAAGAGAACGAGGGATCCATTGCGAAGTTCCTCTCCGGACATCCGCAGTTTTCCGTTGTCCCGGTTGGAGGGACTGGCCCATTCGCCGAGGGCTATGGAGAGTTACCGGGGACTGCTCGGCTATGGCCGCATAAAGTGAAGGGCGAAGGGCATTTCATGGCTGTGTTAAGACATAATGGAATCCCTGCAGATCGGACGAATGCGGAAGACACGGTGATATCCAATTACACCCAACAAGTGAAGCCGAAGCCCGAGGATAGAAGCCGTGAGAAGAGAAGGCAGGATTCTTCCGTGAAATTAGCGCCTAGGCAGAAAAACGGTGGGGGAAAGGGTGGCCGCCCCCAAGGGAAAATGGATGGGAGCAGCAGTCGTAACCTACCAGCTCTAGTTGAGGAGGAGGCCTTAGCGGCCTACGGTCAATTTGTTGAGGAACAGTTGATGTTTCAGCCGGGGGGTTATCCTGTTTTCTTCGGAGATCATATCTATATATCCCCATTACCTAAGGAAGCTTTAGATGGATTGAAGACGATTCGCCCCGGATGGTATATGGGATCCATGCGCAATGGTCGGTTCATTCCTGGGCATCCATTTGCTACAGCGTTGCGTGCAGAAGAAAGCCGCCGCAGCCTGTCCCTTTCCACTGAGAATAGTGAAGCGGTGTCTTACCTCAAGGGGGAGACATTGACTGTTCCGTCGGAACGCCTAGATGTACAAGAGGGCATTCCTTATAAGGGGTATGTTCTGGTCTGCATTGATGGGTATAGTGCAGGTTGGGGTAAATGGCAGGACGGTATGCTCAAAAATGAATATCCCGCAGGTTGGAGGTGGACGTAGAGATGAAGAAACTGTCATCTGGCAAAGAAGGAAAGAAACAACGTCTGGATAAGGTGCTGTCTCATATAGGAATTGCTTCACGCAGTGAGATTCGAAAGCAGGCGAAGCAAGGGTTGATTACTGTGAATGGCGCTGTAGTTAAGGATAGCAGTGTACATGTTGATCCTTATACAGATGCTATTGAAGTAGGTGGAGAAAGGGTTCTCTACCGTGAATATGTTTATCTAATGATGAACAAGCCTCCCGGTGTATTATCGGCAACTGAAGATCGGAAGGACCGCACGGTACTCGATTTGCTATCTACGGAATACGCTCAATTCGAGCCTTTCCCTGTAGGCAGACTGGATAAGGATACGGTGGGGCTGCTTCTCTTGACCAATGATGGGAAGCTTGCACATGAGCTACTGTCTCCTCGTAAACATGTTCCTAAAACCTATGAAGCAACAGTAGAAGGTGAAGTGGACTCCGACGATGTAGCCGCCTTTGCAGCAGGAGTACAATTAGAGGATGGTTACGTCACTCAACCCGCTCAGTTGAACATTCTAAGCAGAGAACGGGGCACGAAAGTAATTTCCCATATATCGCTAGTAATTACCGAAGGAAAATTTCACCAGGTAAAGCGAATGTTTCAGGCTGTCGGCAAAAAGGTAACTTTTCTGAAGCGAGTATCCATGGGAGAACTGAAGCTGGATGAGACATTGCCGCTTGGTTCTTATCGTGAATTGACTGCCGAGGAGCTAGGTTTATTAAATAGTTCAACTAAATAGATTGAACTTGATAAACTTCAAAAAGGATTGAAGTAACGGAGGGGAATTTTGGAACTGGAAGAGCGATAGCGGCCGCCCGAAAGCTTTCCGTAGGAAAGCTCGCTTCGAAAGCATAAGCTGTCTCCGGATTTCATCCGCTAATAGCGGTAAAAATCCAGAAATCCGGAGACAACAGCGGCTGGAAGTCCAACATTCACCGTAGTTACGACCCAAACCCAATGTAGCAAAATCTTAAGTTCATCTTATATAAATAGATAAATAGGAATAGACAGGGATGGTGGAGTATGAGATACAAACTAATAGCGCTTGATGTAGATGGAACACTGTTGAGTGATGATCATCACCTTAGCGATGAGAACAAAGCAGCAATTGCCGAGGTTACCCAAAAGGGAGGACAAATCGTCTTATGTACGGGGCGGAGTCCCCAGAACTCCATACCTTTCATGGAGGAAATGGGATTGTCGGGATATGTGCTTGGTCATAACGGAGCAGCAACGGTAAGAGTGAAGGATCGTGAGATTCTGCACCAGTATGGTTTGGATGCGCGCGGCCTTGATCCCTATATTGAATACTGCCGAGAACGGGACATTCATTTTGATGTAAACACTGCGTTTGACATGTACGTGGATAATGTGGAAAACCTGACCAAGGAAGCAAATTATATGTACGAGCATTTCCGGATCCTGCCGGCAACGCTTCCCGCCTGGGAAGACTTCCGCGACCCGATTCTGAAGTTTACGGTATTTACCCAATCCGATATTCTAGATGAGGCTGAACGGGAGTGGCGCACATGGGGTGGAGAGTATAATATTCTCCGCAGCGGTGAGTTCTTTGTTGACTTTATGCATCCAGAGGCTTCCAAAGGCAATGCGCTTAAGCATTTGGCCATGCAGCTCGGAATTCCGCAACAGGAAGTACTCTCAATTGGCAATTATTATAATGACATCTCCATGCTGACTTATGCGGGAATGGGAGTAGCGATGGATAACTCACCCATTGAAGTCAAGGCTGCTGCTAATGCTATAACAGGTACGAATAATGAACACGGTGTACGTGATGCACTGATTAAATACTGCTTATCCTAACACATTCCAAACATAAAGCATAAAGTAAGCCATACCGATTGCTTTGTGCTTTTTTTAGATAGGGGAGAAGAAAATGGGACTATTACAGACACTAATTGGTCAGGCCAAAAATCCTAGAGGATTTGTGGGTAATGTGATGATCAAGATTATGAATAAGGCTCATTCGACTATGACTACGTGGGCTTTTTCACAAATGACGATTCGAAAGGATGCCCCTGTACTTGATATTGGCTGCGGTGGGGGACAAACCATACATATGCTTTCCCGATTAAAGTTGCCGATTGATATTTACGGTGTTGATTATTCTCAGCAGGCTGTTGAAACCTCGATCCTTAAGAACAGGGAGGCAGTCGACTTAGGTACAGTGAACATCAGCAGAGGAGAGGTGTCGTCATTACCCTTTCCAGACCAATTCTTTGGGACGATCACAGCAGTTCAGACGCATTATTTCTGGCCGGACCTGAAGAATGATGTAAAAGAAATCTTTAGAGTACTTAAACCTGGAGGAACTTTTATTATCGTCTCAGAAATCTATAAGATTAATTATCATATGCAGAGTTATACGCAAAACGAAGAAATGGAGCAGCTATTTCAGAAGGCTGGATTTCAAAAAATTGAGATCCGGGAGAACAAGAAATGGAGATGTTATCTGGGATACAAATGAAGTGAATTTTCTATTAAAAAAGCGGCCATGCCCATCCTAAAAAAGGATGACACAGCCGCTTTTGTGTAGGTGCTACACTAGGTGTGAAATTTAGACGAATAACGAACGGGAAATGATTACGAGCAAGATGAAAAGCACTAAAATTGCTCCGGTAGATGTGAAGCCTACTCCTGGTGCGCCCATGTCTGATTCCTCCCTTGTCACTTGTCTAGTTCCCAATACCACGTCTAATGCCGCAGTATCTACTGGGATAATGACATCATATGTAGAAGGGAGCCTCGGGGACTGGCCGGAAGCCTATATACGCTCAATATGGGCTATAGAATACGCAATCCCTTGGGTAGATGGTTTTTAAGCTGACCCAAACTAGCCTTACCCCAACCTATGGGTAAACCATCAACCGTTACAAGCGTCCAACCATGCAGATCGGAGGATACAGGAAGACTCTCTCCACGCAGCCATGCTTTTATTTCGGGTCCACTGGAAGCCAAATCCAATCTGCGGGAGACTTGGTCAGGGTGGAGTGCCATAGCTAAGGCATGTGCAGGTTCTATCCTGTTTTTCTTCAAATGGGCGATATGAAGACCAGCACGAGGGATACGCAGCCCGTCAAGCAACCCGATATGCATACGGTCATTGAAAGCTTCAGGCAGTAGATATAAAGAGTCCCCGAAAAGCAGCGGTACGCCCTTCCCAAGAAACCCTGGCAGTTCAGTCGAGGCCCAAACTTGAAACTGTTGAAAAGCATCACGGACAGAGGCATTGACTCTTCCAGCATTTTTGCCGCGTCCTCCACCTGAATTACGTTTAGCAGTAACTTGTCTATCCTCCGACACCACAACTTCTTGTTTACGCAGCAGAGCTACAAAATGCCCCTCGCCTTTTTCCAAATGCGGCCATAACCGTTTATGGGTAATCAGTTCCAAATCCGGGTAGCTATCCGTTAACCGGGCAATAATCTCTTCGTTCTCATTGCGATTAAAAGTACAGGTGGAGTAAGCCAGGCTTCCACCCGGTTTCAGCATTGTATAGGCATCCTGAAGGATATCCCATTGGCGAGCTGCACACATCAATACATGCTCTGGTGACCATTCCGCTATGGCATCGGGGTCCTTGCGGAACATCCCCTCACCTGAGCAAGGTGCATCCAGCATGATCTTGTCAAAGGCCTCGGGGAACCGCAAGGCCAGCTCACCGGGTGTTGCGCTAGTAACCAGGGTAGAAGTATGTCCGAGT
Above is a window of Paenibacillus wynnii DNA encoding:
- a CDS encoding Cof-type HAD-IIB family hydrolase, giving the protein MRYKLIALDVDGTLLSDDHHLSDENKAAIAEVTQKGGQIVLCTGRSPQNSIPFMEEMGLSGYVLGHNGAATVRVKDREILHQYGLDARGLDPYIEYCRERDIHFDVNTAFDMYVDNVENLTKEANYMYEHFRILPATLPAWEDFRDPILKFTVFTQSDILDEAEREWRTWGGEYNILRSGEFFVDFMHPEASKGNALKHLAMQLGIPQQEVLSIGNYYNDISMLTYAGMGVAMDNSPIEVKAAANAITGTNNEHGVRDALIKYCLS
- a CDS encoding sporulation protein YjcZ; the encoded protein is MGAPGVGFTSTGAILVLFILLVIISRSLFV
- a CDS encoding RsmB/NOP family class I SAM-dependent RNA methyltransferase, with amino-acid sequence MTEERLPAAFTTTMRDMLGQEADAFLESYTAPRTQGLRFNRLKSYMNAEYHTVSNTISLFNLEPIPWCPDGYYYEEPSRPGRHPYHTAGLYYIQEPSAMSAAELLSPLPGEIVLDLAAAPGGKTTHLAALMQGQGLLVSNEIHPERAKILAENVERLGHTSTLVTSATPGELALRFPEAFDKIMLDAPCSGEGMFRKDPDAIAEWSPEHVLMCAARQWDILQDAYTMLKPGGSLAYSTCTFNRNENEEIIARLTDSYPDLELITHKRLWPHLEKGEGHFVALLRKQEVVVSEDRQVTAKRNSGGGRGKNAGRVNASVRDAFQQFQVWASTELPGFLGKGVPLLFGDSLYLLPEAFNDRMHIGLLDGLRIPRAGLHIAHLKKNRIEPAHALAMALHPDQVSRRLDLASSGPEIKAWLRGESLPVSSDLHGWTLVTVDGLPIGWGKASLGQLKNHLPKGLRIL
- a CDS encoding DUF309 domain-containing protein, translated to MAYENLYIAYLIYFNRDRDYFECHEVLEELWLARERDPIYKGLLQVAVGLYHFRNGNVRGGTILLRSATNKLKDYPALTLGINLAKLVSEAMDYAGRLEIYEELPFPYYDLTIEIVDHQLALEVEAASPGIKPNIPQRRGPQKPQASYHK
- a CDS encoding RsmB/NOP family class I SAM-dependent RNA methyltransferase; protein product: MAVQLPHSFIERMKELLGTEYEQFANSYTEIPYGGIRANTLKITAEQLQEISPFQLEPIPWCPTGFYTPEGARPGKHPYYHAGLYYIQEPSAMAPVELLSVIPGDRVLDLCAAPGGKSTQIAAKLQGKGLLVSNDLHPERTKALAKNLELYGTRNGIVLNESPERIAAAFPAFFDKILIDAPCSGEGMFRKDEDMVKQWDSETPAKYAAMQQEILSSAAAALAPGGTLVYSTCTFAMEENEGSIAKFLSGHPQFSVVPVGGTGPFAEGYGELPGTARLWPHKVKGEGHFMAVLRHNGIPADRTNAEDTVISNYTQQVKPKPEDRSREKRRQDSSVKLAPRQKNGGGKGGRPQGKMDGSSSRNLPALVEEEALAAYGQFVEEQLMFQPGGYPVFFGDHIYISPLPKEALDGLKTIRPGWYMGSMRNGRFIPGHPFATALRAEESRRSLSLSTENSEAVSYLKGETLTVPSERLDVQEGIPYKGYVLVCIDGYSAGWGKWQDGMLKNEYPAGWRWT
- a CDS encoding pseudouridine synthase, which codes for MKKLSSGKEGKKQRLDKVLSHIGIASRSEIRKQAKQGLITVNGAVVKDSSVHVDPYTDAIEVGGERVLYREYVYLMMNKPPGVLSATEDRKDRTVLDLLSTEYAQFEPFPVGRLDKDTVGLLLLTNDGKLAHELLSPRKHVPKTYEATVEGEVDSDDVAAFAAGVQLEDGYVTQPAQLNILSRERGTKVISHISLVITEGKFHQVKRMFQAVGKKVTFLKRVSMGELKLDETLPLGSYRELTAEELGLLNSSTK
- a CDS encoding GTP pyrophosphokinase, which encodes MDVRDWGTFLLPYEQAVEELKVKFKTMRSELKKREEYTPIEFVTGRVKRLSSILEKAQRLDVKMEDLETGIEDIAGIRIMCQFVEDIRRVAEFIRNRKDLEVLYEKDYITNYKESGYRSFHMIIKYPVQTALGQKIVLAEIQIRTLAMNFWATIEHSLNYKYRESLPDEMRIRLKTAAEAASILDSEMSSIREEILEAQKTFEENSNATTQVLKAIHQLYFYHLVNEAIECQGRFNEIWQAQDMDAMKDLLDHVRKLLSEAKKGSQPYGL
- a CDS encoding quinone-dependent dihydroorotate dehydrogenase, whose product is MLYRNIAKPFFFKMDPEKAHHLVVGGLEKSSALPGGRAALRLMYGVPETADLSIDLFGQHFPTPVGLAAGLDKNAQAVEGFSSIGFGFMEVGTVTPKGQPGNESPRLFRLPSDEALINRMGFNNEGAESMAQRLKKITKRPIPIAVNIGRNKATSNDAAHEDYRQCIRTLYPYGDFFVVNISSPNTPDLRSLQHGSELSFLLSQVKEEMDVQRQANGIRKSLLVKIAPDVTASELEYMVHTLTETGMDGIIATNTTISREGLKHSSAGETGGLSGRPLRDRSTEIIRSIYRQTEGKLPIIGSGGIFTSQHAYEKIRAGASLVEIYTALIYEGPEVNRRIHAGLRQLLRRDGFRNISEAVGADHH
- a CDS encoding class I SAM-dependent methyltransferase — encoded protein: MGLLQTLIGQAKNPRGFVGNVMIKIMNKAHSTMTTWAFSQMTIRKDAPVLDIGCGGGQTIHMLSRLKLPIDIYGVDYSQQAVETSILKNREAVDLGTVNISRGEVSSLPFPDQFFGTITAVQTHYFWPDLKNDVKEIFRVLKPGGTFIIVSEIYKINYHMQSYTQNEEMEQLFQKAGFQKIEIRENKKWRCYLGYK